A single region of the Leptodactylus fuscus isolate aLepFus1 chromosome 5, aLepFus1.hap2, whole genome shotgun sequence genome encodes:
- the LOC142204209 gene encoding olfactory receptor 5AR1-like has translation MNKTQATMFVFSGLTNEENLVYFFFAFFLQVYIITVVGNVGIMVIVYKTSTLHTPMYYFLSWLSVVDLFYSSVVVPKMISDLISIEKVITFQGCALQFFFFASFGGTEVLLLSIMSYDRYAAICHPLHYVSIMTRKKCFHLVILAFSLGILQSAALTSCVFSLEYCASNLIDHFYCDIPPVLKLSCSDTFTCDMVTVFIIGSLCACSFTTILVSYIFIFFSILQIRSSKGREKAFSTCSSHLICCSIFFVPVFLTYMHPPEDTFKKEDKLVSIFYVVMTPMLNPLIYRLRNQEVKKVIVRAIYSYSIVSALAVTPKHMMLPTRGPRGGAGFPELREVRGNLIISETNLWDKPSEPNTKCIFRGSAISIVDNSQ, from the exons ATGAACAAGACTCAGGCGACCATGTTTGTGTTTTCTGGACTGACCAATGAGGAAAACCTTGTCTATTTCTTCTTTGCTTTCTTCCTACAGGTCTACATCATAACTGTGGTGGGTAATGTTGGTATAATGGTCATTGTCTATAAGACGTCCACTCTCCACACTCCCATGTATTACTTCCTCAGTTGGCTCTCGGTGGTGGACCTCTTCTACTCATCAGTTGTGGTTCCTAAGATGATCTCTGATCTGATCTCCATAGAGAAGGTCATCACATTTCAGGGTTGTGCTCTCCAGTTCTTCTTCTTTGCCAGCTTTGGAGGTACAGAAGTCCTTCTCCTCTCGATCATGTCCTATGACCGCTACGCTGCCATCTGCCATCCTTTACATTACGTGTCCATCATGACCAGGAAGAAATGCTTTCATCTGGTCATCCTTGCCTTTAGTCTTGGCATCTTGCAGTCAGCAGCACTGACCAGCTGTGTTTTCAGCCTCGAATATTGTGCCTCAAACCTCATCGACCACTTCTACTGTGACATCCCACCGGTGCTCAAACTGTCCTGCTCAGATACCTTCACCTGTGACATGGTCACTGTATTCATCATAGGATCTCTTTGTGCATGTTCATTTACCACCATCCTGGTCTCCTacatcttcatttttttttctattttacaaaTCAGGTCATCTAAGGGCAGAGAGAAGGCCTTCAGCACCTGCTCCTCACACCTTATCTGTTGCTCCATTTTCTTTGTACCTGTGTTCCTCACCTATATGCACCCCCCTGAAGACACCTTCAAGAAGGAAGACAAGCTGGTTTCCATTTTTTACGTAGTGATGACCCCAATGCTGAATCCTCTTATCTACAGACTGAGGAACCAAGAGGTGAAGAAGGTCATTGTAAGggccatatacagttacagtatAGTCAGT gccttagcggtGACCCCGAAGCACATGATGCTACCCACAAGAGGACCCAGAGGGGGCGCCGGATTCCCAGAGTTGAGGGAAG ttcgtgGCAATCTTATTATTTCTGAAACTAATCTTTGGGACAAACCATCTGAACCCAACACAAAATGTATCTTCAGAGGATCAGCCATCTCTATAGTGGATAATAGTCAATGA